A genomic region of Seriola aureovittata isolate HTS-2021-v1 ecotype China chromosome 21, ASM2101889v1, whole genome shotgun sequence contains the following coding sequences:
- the atoh1c gene encoding transcription factor Atoh1, giving the protein MPPRKSLFAPFISVDPEGGVAPAAPAALHADIHALLQRSRGQERPGAERTRGSCDHREPPCAIVELRLGPAGGALHYLQPDKCALERAQRRRRLAANARERRRMLGLNVAFDRLRSVIPNLESDKKLSKSETLQMAQIYIATLSELLQEGACGESVTTRAPRPPGASPPSQGTTLLAREASGPVRDFHTGKSSGGPVRTEEL; this is encoded by the coding sequence ATGCCGCCTCGTAAAAGCCTCTTCGCGCCTTTCATCTCAGTGGACCCGGAGGGAGGAGTCGCCCCTGCGGCCCCGGCGGCTCTCCACGCCGACATCCACGCTCTTTTGCAGCGTAGCCGTGGTCAGGAGCGACCGGGGGCAGAGCGCACCAGGGGCAGCTGCGACCACCGAGAGCCTCCGTGCGCCATCGTGGAGCTGCGGCTGGGCCCTGCCGGCGGAGCGCTGCACTACCTCCAGCCGGACAAGTGCGCTCTGGAGCGGGCGCAGAGACGGCGACGCCTCGCTGCCAACGCccgggagaggaggaggatgctgGGGCTCAACGTCGCCTTTGACCGGCTCCGGAGCGTCATCCCCAACCTAGAGAGCGACAAGAAGCTCTCCAAATCTGAGACTCTCCAGATGGCGCAGATTTACATCGCCACCCTCAGCGAGCTGCTCCAGGAGGGCGCATGCGGAGAATCAGTCACCACCCGGGCACCGCGGCCCCCGGGGGCCTCTCCGCCTTCACAGGGGACCACACTGCTGGCAAGGGAGGCATCCGGGCCAGTCAGGGACTTTCACACCGGGAAGAGCAGCGGAGGCCCGGTGCGCACAGAGGAGTTATGA